In one Phaeobacter piscinae genomic region, the following are encoded:
- the parA gene encoding ParA family partition ATPase: MIISFLNQKGGVGKTTLSVNVAACLARQGHRVLLIDADKQGSATTWASLREDAPFQVVSMARANMARDALKLAQDYTHTIIDGPPHAEEIARSCIVASDFVALPIEPSGLSTWASDLTVRQVKEAQEFKPTIKCGFVVSRKIGKTVIGRDIRNMAAEAGLPILESEIEQRVAFAEGMTMGQTIFKWAGDSNAAREIEHLTKEIERYVEEDVFSGSEAKTTHG, encoded by the coding sequence ATGATTATATCTTTCCTGAACCAAAAAGGCGGTGTCGGCAAAACCACCCTCTCGGTGAACGTGGCCGCTTGCCTGGCGCGTCAAGGGCATCGGGTGTTGCTGATTGATGCGGACAAGCAAGGCTCGGCAACGACCTGGGCGAGTCTGCGAGAAGATGCCCCCTTCCAAGTCGTGAGCATGGCGCGAGCGAACATGGCACGGGACGCGCTCAAGCTAGCGCAAGATTACACCCACACGATCATCGACGGGCCACCCCACGCGGAAGAGATTGCCCGATCCTGTATTGTGGCCTCGGACTTCGTAGCATTGCCTATTGAGCCCTCGGGTCTTTCGACCTGGGCATCGGACCTGACGGTGCGCCAAGTCAAAGAAGCGCAAGAGTTCAAGCCGACCATCAAATGTGGGTTTGTGGTTTCCCGCAAAATAGGGAAAACCGTGATTGGCCGGGATATCCGCAATATGGCCGCAGAAGCGGGGTTGCCGATTTTAGAGAGTGAAATCGAGCAGCGTGTCGCCTTCGCAGAAGGCATGACCATGGGGCAAACGATTTTTAAGTGGGCAGGCGATAGCAACGCCGCCCGCGAGATTGAACACCTAACGAAAGAGATTGAGCGGTATGTCGAAGAAGACGTTTTCAGCGGCTCCGAAGCCAAAACAACCCACGGATGA